The Bryobacteraceae bacterium genome includes a window with the following:
- a CDS encoding oxaloacetate decarboxylase produces the protein MNTRHIDVTELVLRDGHQSLMATRMALEDMLPACEDIDKAGYWSVECWGGATFDACIRFLNEDPWERLRAFRKALPNSRLQMLLRGQNLLGYRHYEDTVVDRFVEKAAENGMDVFRVFDALNDIRNLRRAIQAVKRTGKHAQGTICYTISPLHTITGYVELAEQLLDLGCDSLCIKDMAALLKPAPAYELVRAIKDACGEEVRVHVHVHATTGVTMVSLMKAIEAGADCVDTSISSLSLGPGHNPTESLVEMLEGTPYSTSLDKKRLLNIKRHFDRIRPRYQEFLSNITGVDTEIFESQIPGGMISNMESQLRQQGAAHRIQEVLEEVPRVRKDAGYPPLVTPTSQIVGTQAVFNVMMGRYKVLTGEFADLMLGYYGTTIGQRDPEIIQLAAAQAKKQAITCRPADLLKPEWEELRSAAIACKGCNGTDEDVLTYAMFPQVAPKFFSTRHEGPKNLGKDPAAAPAAAAGAPAGDGKGPVMTRVVYDVTIGEKTHKVTVAPAP, from the coding sequence CGACGTTCGACGCCTGCATCCGGTTCCTGAATGAAGACCCGTGGGAGAGGCTGCGGGCGTTCCGCAAGGCGCTGCCGAACTCGCGGCTGCAGATGCTGCTGCGGGGGCAGAACCTGCTGGGCTACCGGCACTATGAGGACACGGTGGTGGACCGGTTCGTGGAGAAGGCGGCGGAGAACGGGATGGACGTCTTCCGCGTGTTCGACGCGCTGAACGACATCCGCAACCTGCGGCGGGCGATCCAGGCGGTGAAGCGGACGGGCAAGCACGCGCAGGGGACGATCTGCTATACGATCAGCCCGCTGCACACGATCACCGGGTATGTGGAGCTGGCCGAGCAGCTGCTGGACCTGGGCTGCGATTCGCTGTGCATCAAGGACATGGCGGCGCTGCTGAAGCCGGCGCCGGCGTACGAGCTGGTGCGGGCGATCAAGGACGCCTGCGGAGAGGAAGTGCGGGTGCACGTCCACGTGCATGCCACGACGGGCGTGACGATGGTCTCGCTGATGAAGGCGATCGAGGCGGGGGCGGACTGCGTGGACACGTCGATCAGCTCGCTGTCGCTGGGTCCGGGGCACAACCCGACGGAGAGCCTGGTGGAGATGCTGGAGGGCACTCCGTACTCGACGTCGCTCGACAAGAAGCGGCTGCTGAACATCAAGCGCCATTTCGACAGGATCCGGCCGCGGTATCAGGAGTTCCTGTCCAACATCACGGGCGTGGACACGGAGATCTTCGAGTCGCAGATCCCGGGCGGGATGATCTCGAACATGGAGAGCCAGCTGCGGCAGCAGGGCGCGGCGCACCGCATCCAGGAGGTGCTGGAGGAAGTGCCCCGCGTGCGCAAGGACGCGGGCTATCCGCCGCTGGTGACGCCCACCAGCCAGATCGTGGGCACGCAGGCGGTGTTCAACGTGATGATGGGCCGCTACAAGGTGCTGACGGGCGAGTTCGCCGATCTGATGCTGGGCTACTACGGGACGACGATCGGGCAGCGCGATCCGGAGATCATCCAACTCGCCGCCGCTCAGGCGAAGAAGCAGGCCATCACCTGCCGCCCGGCGGACCTGCTGAAGCCGGAGTGGGAGGAACTGCGCTCGGCGGCGATCGCCTGCAAAGGGTGCAACGGCACCGACGAAGACGTGCTGACGTACGCGATGTTCCCGCAGGTGGCGCCGAAGTTTTTCTCGACGCGGCATGAAGGGCCGAAGAACCTGGGCAAGGACCCGGCGGCGGCGCCGGCTGCAGCGGCGGGTGCGCCCGCAGGCGATGGCAAAGGTCCGGTGATGACCAGGGTGGTGTACGACGTCACGATCGGCGAAAAGACGCACAAGGTGACGGTGGCCCCCGCGCCCTGA